DNA sequence from the Candidatus Coatesbacteria bacterium genome:
CTGTGTTTGTACTTTGACTGTTCTTTGAAGCTCGATTTCCAGTCATCCATGATCGCTTGACAGCCCCCCGGCGGCGGCCTATACTTCCCCCCGGTTACCGTATTCACAAATCCCGCGCCCCATAACGGGGCGCCGACACTTGCGACACAGGGGGTTCGCCTTGGGCAAGAAGCAGCAGAGCCTGGTCACCTACACCAAGCAGGAGGCGCTGGACTATCATAACGCCAACTTCGCCGGCTCCGGCAAGATCGAGGTCGTCAGCAAGGTCCCGGCGCGCAACGCCAAGGACCTGACCCTGGCCTACACCCCCGGGGTGGCCCAGGCCTGCCGCGAGATCGCCGCCGACGTGACCCGGGTCCACGACTATACCGCCAAGGACAACACCATCCTCGTCGTTACCGACGGTACGGCCATCCTCGGTCTGGGCGATATCGGCCCCGAGGCCGGTCTGCCGGTGATGGAGGGCAAGAGCGTCCTGTTCAAGATGCTGGCCGGCGTGGACGCTTTCCCCATCTGCCTGCGCACCACGGACACCGAGGAGATCATCCGCACGGTCAAAGCGATGGAGCCCGGCGTCGGCGGCATCAACCTCGAGGACATCTCGGCGCCGCGCTGCTTCGAGATCCTGGCCCGCCTGCGCGACGAGATGGATATCCCCGTCTTCCACGACGACCAGCACGGCACGGCCGTCGTCGTCCTGGCCGCGCTTTACAACGCGCTCAAGCTCGTCGGCAAGCGGATGGGCGAGGTCAAGGTCGTCGTCAACGGCGCCGGGGCCTCCGGCATCGCCGTAACCAAGCTGCTGATGACCGCCGGCGTGGCCGACGTCATCCTTTGCGACTCCCGCGGCGCCATCTACGAGGGCCGCACCGACAACATGAACCCCTTCAAGGACGAAATCGCCCGGGTCACCAACCGCGAGGGCGTTCAGGGCTCCCTGGCCGACGCCGTCAAGGGCCGCGAGGTCTTCCTCGGCCTCTCCGTGGCCGACCAGCTCTCCCAGGACATGGTGCGCTCGATGGCCGACGAGCCG
Encoded proteins:
- a CDS encoding NAD-dependent malic enzyme, whose translation is MVTYTKQEALDYHNANFAGSGKIEVVSKVPARNAKDLTLAYTPGVAQACREIAADVTRVHDYTAKDNTILVVTDGTAILGLGDIGPEAGLPVMEGKSVLFKMLAGVDAFPICLRTTDTEEIIRTVKAMEPGVGGINLEDISAPRCFEILARLRDEMDIPVFHDDQHGTAVVVLAALYNALKLVGKRMGEVKVVVNGAGASGIAVTKLLMTAGVADVILCDSRGAIYEGRTDNMNPFKDEIARVTNREGVQGSLADAVKGREVFLGLSVADQLSQDMVRSMADEPIVMAMANPDPEIMPEDAAAAGARIIATGRSDYPNQINNVLGFPGIFRGALDARASDVNEAMFLAAAKAVAELIPEDELSEDYIITKPTDPRVMPAEAAAVAQAAMETGVARRRVDIEDVRRQCEYFIEVNRERYDFFEKYVEDHPAPARIV